A single region of the Hoeflea prorocentri genome encodes:
- a CDS encoding amino acid ABC transporter permease, whose amino-acid sequence MAMQDVSQGVGQPKVALFNDPKIRGWVYQVVLLVIIAYLAVVGVQNMFANLAAQNIASGFGFIDRNAGFAISQSLIEYNQAESSYGRVYLVGLLNTISVAFVGIIIATILGFLIGIARLSQNYIIRLVASVYVEVFRNIPLLLHIFIWYFGVLRLLPAARESLGLGAFGMINIRGWFAPKPIPQDLSFLTFLAFVIGIVATVVIYYWSRQRQMRTGQQFPIVWTALGLIVALPIVVFVVTGAPLEFEYAEMGRFRPTGGMTIVPEFIALLLALASYTAAFIAEIVRAGILAVNKGQSEASHALGLRNSPTLRLVIIPQAMRVIIPPLTSQYLNLTKNSSLAVAIAYPDLTSVFAGTALNQTGQAVEILTMTMLTYLALSLLTAAFMNWYNARMALVER is encoded by the coding sequence ATGGCTATGCAGGACGTTTCGCAGGGCGTCGGCCAGCCGAAGGTTGCTTTATTCAACGATCCGAAAATACGCGGCTGGGTCTATCAGGTCGTACTGCTCGTGATCATTGCATATCTGGCCGTTGTCGGCGTCCAGAACATGTTCGCAAACCTTGCGGCGCAGAACATTGCATCCGGCTTCGGGTTTATTGACCGGAACGCGGGATTCGCCATCAGCCAATCGCTGATTGAATACAACCAGGCGGAATCAAGTTACGGGCGGGTTTATCTCGTCGGTCTGCTCAACACCATATCGGTGGCCTTTGTCGGAATAATCATCGCGACTATCCTTGGCTTTCTGATCGGCATCGCCCGGCTGTCGCAGAACTATATCATCCGCCTTGTGGCCTCGGTCTATGTGGAAGTCTTCCGCAATATTCCCCTGCTGCTTCACATATTCATCTGGTATTTCGGTGTCTTGCGCCTGTTGCCGGCGGCAAGAGAAAGCCTTGGGCTAGGCGCCTTCGGCATGATCAATATCCGCGGTTGGTTCGCGCCGAAACCCATTCCGCAGGATTTGTCATTTCTGACGTTCCTGGCGTTTGTCATTGGTATCGTTGCCACCGTGGTGATCTATTACTGGTCGCGGCAGCGTCAGATGAGGACAGGGCAGCAGTTCCCCATCGTCTGGACAGCTCTCGGACTGATCGTCGCCTTGCCGATTGTGGTCTTTGTCGTCACCGGAGCGCCGCTCGAATTCGAATATGCAGAGATGGGACGCTTCCGGCCGACCGGCGGCATGACAATCGTGCCTGAGTTCATTGCGCTGCTCTTGGCGCTTGCCTCCTATACGGCTGCTTTCATCGCGGAAATTGTCAGGGCGGGTATTCTGGCCGTCAACAAGGGACAGTCTGAAGCCTCACATGCGCTTGGTCTGCGCAACAGTCCGACTTTGCGGCTGGTGATCATTCCTCAGGCCATGCGCGTGATCATACCGCCATTGACGAGCCAGTATCTCAATCTGACCAAGAACTCATCGTTGGCGGTGGCAATCGCCTATCCGGACCTGACCTCGGTTTTTGCCGGCACGGCGCTCAACCAGACGGGGCAGGCGGTTGAAATCCTTACGATGACGATGCTCACCTATCTGGCGCTGTCATTGCTCACCGCGGCGTTCATGAACTGGTATAACGCCCGTATGGCGCTGGTGGAGAGGTAA
- a CDS encoding FAD-dependent oxidoreductase, whose translation MQPKIAVIGAGIAGLTAALALSQRGFHVDVIESYDALAEVGAGLQLSPNVTRLLIDLGLAAALPSIIAEPKTLALRSGTSRRLLCELQFGESARTRWHAPYGVAHRTDLQNILAAAVADKTNVRMHMGKHIAADTEDDLLTIITEIVGEEPVLVVGADGVWSSTRKIAAAHSPATFSGTVAWRGVSENLYSSDGDSLPTVTAFLAPGSHLVLYPLGRRNAVNVIAITAGTIDSHEWDLAAEPASLLEHFKGWDEGIRAWLADTTWRRWPLFEVRQTVFSAGARTVLIGDAAHALTPHAAQGAAMAIEDACALAECMATAGGDIEKAIKTFSAARTPRIARVRKRGDFNKFTYQAGGPVRMVRDIVLSLRSPEKLMSDFDWLYGYDAIAAVSKTAQS comes from the coding sequence ATGCAACCAAAAATTGCTGTTATTGGCGCAGGCATTGCCGGACTGACCGCCGCACTTGCGCTGTCACAGCGCGGCTTCCATGTCGACGTGATCGAGAGTTACGATGCACTGGCGGAAGTCGGTGCCGGACTGCAGCTCTCCCCAAACGTTACAAGACTTCTCATCGACCTTGGATTGGCCGCCGCGCTGCCCTCCATCATTGCCGAGCCGAAAACGCTGGCGCTGCGCTCGGGAACCAGCCGTCGTCTTCTTTGTGAATTGCAGTTTGGCGAATCAGCACGCACGCGCTGGCATGCCCCCTACGGGGTTGCCCACCGTACAGACCTTCAGAATATACTGGCGGCAGCCGTTGCTGATAAGACTAATGTCCGAATGCACATGGGAAAGCATATTGCGGCAGATACCGAGGACGATCTGCTGACGATTATAACCGAAATTGTTGGTGAGGAACCGGTGCTCGTCGTCGGAGCCGACGGCGTCTGGTCATCGACGAGAAAGATCGCCGCCGCACACAGCCCGGCGACCTTCTCCGGCACCGTCGCCTGGCGGGGTGTTAGCGAAAACTTGTATTCATCCGACGGGGATAGCCTCCCAACGGTCACTGCCTTTCTGGCACCCGGATCCCACCTTGTTCTTTACCCGCTTGGACGCCGCAATGCGGTCAATGTCATTGCCATCACCGCTGGTACAATCGACAGTCACGAATGGGACCTTGCGGCGGAACCGGCCTCACTGCTCGAACACTTCAAGGGCTGGGACGAAGGCATCCGCGCCTGGCTTGCAGACACCACATGGAGAAGGTGGCCTTTGTTCGAGGTCAGGCAAACGGTATTCAGTGCGGGAGCCAGGACGGTGCTGATCGGCGATGCAGCCCATGCGCTCACGCCGCATGCGGCACAGGGCGCGGCCATGGCAATCGAAGACGCCTGCGCGCTGGCCGAGTGTATGGCAACGGCCGGCGGCGATATTGAAAAGGCCATCAAAACCTTCAGCGCCGCACGGACACCACGCATTGCAAGGGTTCGCAAGCGTGGCGATTTCAACAAATTTACTTACCAGGCCGGCGGGCCGGTTCGCATGGTGCGCGACATTGTATTGTCGCTCAGATCACCAGAAAAACTCATGTCCGACTTTGACTGGCTTTACGGCTACGACGCCATAGCCGCCGTCAGCAAGACGGCTCAGTCCTGA
- a CDS encoding cystathionine beta-lyase, whose translation MAQSENRSKWGDNTRLAHCGNDPLEFHGFVNPPIARASTVLFPDAATMASGNQKYLYGTHGTPTSDALTDAIDELEGSTGTIAVPSGLAAITVPLLSFLGSGDHMLVVDSVYFPTRRFCDTMLKRLGVEVTYYDPLIGAGIETLMKPNTKVVFTESPGSNTMEIQDIPAIAAVAHKQDAIVMMDNTWATPLYFRPLDFGVDISIHAATKYPGGHADVLLGLVSANERYWQGLRDGYTALGACGNPDDCYQVLRGLRTMGVRLERHQNTALEIAQKLQGRNGVANVLHPALPDFPGHDLWKRDFKGASGLFSIVLDGGPSRDLQRAKAHAFLDALEIFGLGYSWGGYESLAVQVSLADRTVAKAPEEGPVMRLQIGLEDAADLLDDIDRGLEAAAKIS comes from the coding sequence ATGGCACAGTCAGAAAACCGGTCGAAATGGGGCGACAATACAAGGCTCGCCCATTGCGGCAACGACCCGCTCGAATTCCATGGCTTTGTCAATCCTCCGATTGCGCGCGCCTCCACTGTGCTGTTTCCAGATGCCGCAACCATGGCGAGCGGAAATCAGAAGTATCTCTATGGCACCCATGGAACGCCGACGTCCGATGCCTTGACGGATGCGATCGATGAACTTGAAGGATCGACCGGCACCATTGCCGTTCCATCGGGCCTCGCTGCCATCACGGTTCCACTGCTGTCATTCCTCGGTTCCGGCGACCACATGCTTGTCGTCGATTCGGTCTATTTCCCGACCCGCCGTTTCTGCGACACGATGCTGAAACGGCTTGGTGTGGAGGTCACCTATTACGATCCGCTTATTGGCGCCGGTATTGAAACGCTGATGAAGCCCAATACAAAAGTGGTGTTTACCGAGTCGCCGGGTTCAAACACCATGGAAATCCAGGATATACCGGCCATTGCCGCCGTCGCACACAAACAGGATGCCATCGTCATGATGGACAACACCTGGGCAACGCCGCTCTACTTCCGGCCGCTCGATTTCGGTGTCGATATCAGTATCCACGCTGCAACCAAATATCCGGGCGGCCATGCCGACGTACTGCTGGGCCTTGTTTCCGCCAATGAGCGGTACTGGCAGGGCTTGCGTGACGGTTACACAGCCCTTGGCGCCTGCGGCAACCCGGATGATTGCTATCAGGTCCTTCGCGGGTTGCGCACCATGGGCGTAAGGCTGGAACGCCATCAAAACACCGCCCTTGAGATCGCCCAAAAGCTGCAGGGGCGAAACGGCGTAGCGAACGTGCTGCACCCCGCCCTGCCGGACTTTCCGGGTCACGATTTATGGAAACGCGATTTCAAAGGTGCAAGCGGGCTGTTTTCGATCGTTCTTGACGGCGGACCATCACGCGACCTGCAGCGCGCGAAGGCACACGCGTTTTTGGACGCCCTTGAGATTTTCGGACTGGGTTATTCCTGGGGTGGCTATGAGAGCCTGGCAGTCCAAGTTTCGCTTGCTGACCGCACCGTCGCCAAAGCTCCGGAAGAAGGACCCGTCATGCGCCTGCAGATCGGCCTTGAGGACGCTGCCGATCTTCTGGACGATATTGATCGTGGCCTGGAAGCTGCGGCGAAGATTTCCTGA
- a CDS encoding amino acid ABC transporter ATP-binding protein yields the protein MSEEAIQEVDRSKMTVSDTDVAVEITGMNKWYGDFHVLRDINLKVMRGERIVIAGPSGSGKSTMIRCINRLEEHQQGKIVVDGIELTNDLKKIDEVRREVGMVFQHFNLFPHLTIIENCTLAPIWVRKMPKKEAEDVAMHFLERVKIPEQAHKYPGQLSGGQQQRVAIARSLCMNPRIMLFDEPTSALDPEMIKEVLDTMVGLAEEGMTMLCVTHEMGFARQVANRVIFMDQGQIVEQNEPGEFFDNPQHERTKLFLSQILH from the coding sequence ATGTCTGAAGAGGCAATTCAGGAAGTAGACCGGTCAAAGATGACGGTGTCCGACACGGATGTCGCCGTCGAGATTACCGGAATGAACAAATGGTATGGCGATTTCCACGTGCTTCGCGATATCAACCTGAAGGTGATGCGCGGCGAGCGGATCGTCATTGCCGGACCGTCGGGGTCCGGCAAATCCACCATGATCCGGTGCATCAATCGCCTCGAGGAACACCAGCAGGGCAAGATCGTGGTTGACGGGATCGAGCTAACCAACGATCTGAAGAAGATCGATGAGGTGCGCCGTGAAGTCGGCATGGTGTTCCAGCACTTCAATCTCTTTCCGCATCTGACGATCATCGAGAACTGTACGCTGGCGCCGATCTGGGTACGCAAGATGCCGAAAAAGGAAGCCGAGGATGTTGCGATGCATTTCCTTGAGCGGGTCAAGATCCCCGAACAGGCGCATAAATATCCCGGCCAGTTATCCGGCGGTCAGCAGCAACGTGTGGCTATTGCCCGCTCGCTGTGCATGAACCCCAGGATCATGTTGTTCGATGAGCCGACCTCGGCACTTGACCCTGAGATGATCAAGGAGGTGCTCGACACGATGGTGGGGCTTGCCGAAGAAGGCATGACCATGTTGTGCGTAACGCACGAGATGGGTTTCGCACGCCAGGTCGCGAACCGCGTCATCTTCATGGACCAGGGCCAGATTGTCGAACAGAACGAGCCCGGCGAATTCTTCGACAATCCTCAGCACGAACGCACGAAACTGTTCCTGAGCCAGATCCTGCACTAG
- a CDS encoding zinc-finger domain-containing protein yields MAGQPIPHFHNDAGHPSIEVGVREFMCVGANAPFDHPHEFLDMGSDNEIICPYCSTLYRFNSDLEPGETKPNGCKFEVEIS; encoded by the coding sequence ATGGCCGGGCAGCCCATCCCGCATTTCCACAACGACGCCGGACATCCTTCAATCGAGGTCGGCGTCCGGGAATTCATGTGTGTCGGTGCCAATGCACCATTCGATCACCCCCATGAGTTTTTAGACATGGGTAGCGACAATGAGATAATTTGTCCCTACTGCTCAACGCTTTATCGTTTCAACAGCGACTTGGAACCGGGCGAGACCAAACCCAATGGCTGCAAATTCGAGGTCGAGATAAGCTGA
- a CDS encoding alpha/beta fold hydrolase, whose protein sequence is MSNATTSQTVNDSVVCHYEGAHGNRLAASVYEAEGPPVLFFHGGGQTRHAWDTTARALQKAGRTAIAIDQRGHGDSEWVTDKAYAFDDFAADVASVARRIRRDYGIRPIVIGASLGGISSLSAQYESGQDLLKALVLVDVTPRMRRDGVDRILGFMSDRMEEGFVSLEEAADSIAAYLPNRSRPKSLSGLSKNLRLGDDGRYRWHWDPAFINGPRPVSTGRDNPEAYRSQAARALAIPTLLVRGRQSELVSEEHAEEFLKLVPHAKLADVSGAGHMVAGDRNDIFQAAILEFLETI, encoded by the coding sequence ATGAGCAATGCAACGACATCACAGACTGTGAACGACAGCGTTGTTTGTCACTATGAGGGTGCGCACGGCAACAGGCTTGCGGCGAGCGTTTACGAGGCCGAAGGCCCGCCCGTCCTGTTTTTCCACGGTGGCGGTCAGACGCGCCATGCATGGGATACAACGGCACGGGCGTTGCAAAAGGCCGGGCGCACTGCGATTGCCATCGATCAACGCGGTCATGGCGATAGTGAGTGGGTTACAGACAAGGCCTATGCTTTCGACGATTTTGCCGCCGATGTCGCCAGTGTTGCTCGCAGGATCCGCCGCGATTACGGTATAAGGCCGATCGTCATAGGTGCGTCGCTGGGCGGCATTTCCTCGCTTTCAGCGCAGTATGAATCCGGACAGGATCTCCTAAAAGCCCTGGTTCTCGTCGATGTTACGCCGCGCATGCGCAGGGACGGAGTCGACCGGATTTTGGGCTTTATGTCGGACCGAATGGAGGAGGGGTTTGTATCGCTTGAGGAAGCCGCCGATTCCATTGCAGCCTATCTTCCCAATCGCAGCCGCCCAAAATCCTTGTCAGGGTTGTCAAAGAATTTGCGTCTCGGCGATGACGGTCGCTATCGCTGGCACTGGGATCCGGCGTTTATAAACGGTCCGCGTCCCGTCAGCACCGGCCGTGACAATCCCGAAGCCTATCGTTCGCAGGCCGCGCGGGCGCTTGCCATTCCGACATTGCTCGTGCGCGGCCGGCAGTCCGAGCTTGTTTCAGAAGAGCATGCCGAAGAGTTTCTCAAACTGGTTCCGCATGCCAAGCTCGCCGATGTCTCGGGCGCCGGCCATATGGTGGCTGGTGATCGGAACGATATTTTTCAGGCGGCTATTCTGGAGTTCCTTGAAACAATCTGA
- a CDS encoding amino acid ABC transporter permease has product MAQTSHDTSIAFVREEMVDASAAPVRDIGAIAWLRSNLFSTWYYTLLTLLVLYALYLVIPPLFRFAFVDAVWTGTDRAACTTIGQGGVQEEGWFGACWTYVGAYFNQFIYGRYPDAEQWRVNIVYVMLFGGLAPLLIPSAPFKGANILFMTIIFPVASFILLTGGNLHYGGFLLPELFTDNATVRFWIDYLVVTLVLMAIGYGIARGTDSNPNPIIFSILAIMGGLAVVLLLFAVPFGLETVETDRWGGLLVTLVIAVTGIAVSLPIGIGLALGRRSNMPIVKLFSVIFIEFWRGVPLITVLFMASVMLPLFLPEGTHFDKLLRALIGVAMFSAAYMAEVVRGGLQAIPKGQYEGAMALGLSFWQMMRMIILPQALTLVIPGIVNTFIGLFKDTTLVLIIGLFDFLGQIQASFSDPKWASPGQALTGYLFAAFVYFWFCFGMSRYSQYMERRLDTGHKS; this is encoded by the coding sequence ATGGCTCAGACATCCCATGACACCTCCATTGCCTTTGTCCGCGAGGAAATGGTGGATGCATCGGCGGCTCCCGTTCGGGACATCGGTGCGATCGCCTGGCTGCGCAGCAACCTGTTTTCGACATGGTATTACACGCTGCTGACGTTGTTGGTCCTTTATGCGCTGTATCTAGTGATACCGCCGCTTTTCAGGTTCGCGTTTGTTGACGCAGTCTGGACCGGCACGGACCGGGCCGCCTGCACCACGATCGGGCAGGGCGGCGTGCAGGAAGAAGGCTGGTTCGGCGCCTGCTGGACCTATGTGGGCGCCTATTTCAACCAGTTCATCTACGGTCGATATCCCGATGCCGAGCAGTGGCGGGTCAATATCGTCTACGTGATGCTGTTCGGGGGACTGGCTCCACTGCTGATCCCGTCCGCTCCCTTCAAGGGTGCCAACATCCTGTTCATGACCATCATCTTTCCGGTCGCCAGCTTTATCCTGTTGACCGGCGGAAACCTGCACTATGGCGGTTTCCTGCTGCCGGAACTGTTTACGGACAACGCCACCGTCCGGTTCTGGATTGATTATCTGGTCGTCACACTTGTCCTTATGGCAATCGGATACGGGATCGCGCGGGGCACCGACTCCAATCCCAATCCCATTATCTTTAGCATTCTCGCCATTATGGGCGGGCTGGCGGTGGTCCTGCTGCTGTTTGCAGTGCCATTCGGCCTGGAGACGGTTGAAACGGACCGGTGGGGAGGGCTCCTGGTCACCCTGGTGATCGCGGTGACCGGCATTGCCGTATCGCTGCCGATCGGCATCGGGCTGGCGCTCGGGCGACGTTCCAACATGCCGATCGTCAAACTGTTTTCGGTGATCTTCATTGAGTTCTGGCGCGGCGTTCCGCTGATTACGGTTCTGTTCATGGCCTCGGTCATGCTGCCCCTGTTCCTTCCGGAAGGCACACATTTCGACAAGCTTCTGCGGGCGCTGATCGGCGTTGCCATGTTCTCGGCGGCCTATATGGCGGAGGTTGTCCGGGGCGGGCTGCAGGCGATCCCCAAGGGGCAGTACGAAGGTGCCATGGCGCTGGGGCTGAGCTTTTGGCAGATGATGCGAATGATTATCCTGCCGCAGGCGCTGACGCTTGTCATCCCCGGTATCGTCAACACCTTCATTGGCCTTTTCAAGGATACGACGCTGGTCCTTATTATCGGTCTGTTCGACTTTCTCGGGCAGATCCAGGCCAGCTTCTCCGATCCGAAATGGGCTTCGCCCGGTCAGGCCCTGACGGGTTACCTGTTCGCCGCGTTTGTCTATTTCTGGTTCTGCTTCGGTATGTCACGCTACTCGCAATACATGGAACGCCGGCTCGATACCGGCCACAAATCATAA
- a CDS encoding molybdopterin-binding/glycosyltransferase family 2 protein: MKFGPVSTAQAVGCVLAHSLVAGKVRLKKGRVLDTEDVAVLEGEHIEEVVVACLEPGDIGEDRAAEALAEALDVPQIRAGRAATGRVNLFADTNGLFRADAEMVNRFNRIDPAITLATVADHSQVSAGEMVATIKIIPLAVSGQSLNAAQDVISKPGILALRPFQRARVGLVATTLPSLKQSVMDKTARLLQTRLDASGSVLAAEKRVRHDAAAVADAVSKIKSECDVIVAFGASAIVDGEDVIPAAIKLAGGAVDHVGMPVDPGNLLVLGHVGPVPVIGAPGCARSPKENGFDWVLARILAGETPSPETIMSMGVGGLLKEIPTRPQPRLKGEGVDKADLPVEIVVLAAGRASRMAGASKEDPPHKLLAEFDGVPLLRKSCQAALASKASAVTAIVGYRGEEMSSVLDGLEVTVVDNPDFEEGMASSLRRGVASLNERSAGALIMLADMPAVEASHLDTLISAFQNVGGEAVVRAASGQVRGNPVILPRSAFDAVMRLEGDTGARQIIAASGLRVVDVDIGDAALVDVDTRQAVIEAGGVLRN; this comes from the coding sequence TTGAAATTCGGACCGGTCTCAACAGCACAGGCAGTCGGCTGCGTGCTTGCCCATTCGTTGGTAGCGGGCAAGGTGCGGCTGAAGAAGGGACGGGTTCTTGACACGGAAGACGTCGCTGTGTTGGAGGGCGAGCACATTGAAGAGGTCGTCGTTGCCTGCCTTGAGCCCGGCGATATCGGTGAAGATCGTGCGGCTGAGGCGCTTGCCGAGGCACTTGACGTTCCGCAGATCAGGGCCGGACGGGCGGCCACCGGGCGGGTCAATCTGTTTGCCGACACAAACGGCCTTTTTCGTGCCGACGCCGAAATGGTCAACCGGTTCAACCGCATCGATCCGGCCATCACACTGGCGACCGTTGCCGACCATAGCCAGGTGAGCGCCGGCGAAATGGTGGCGACCATCAAGATTATCCCGCTTGCGGTTTCGGGCCAAAGCCTGAATGCCGCACAGGATGTCATTTCGAAGCCGGGCATACTTGCGCTCCGCCCGTTCCAAAGGGCGCGTGTCGGACTGGTTGCAACAACTTTGCCATCGCTCAAACAGTCTGTCATGGACAAGACCGCACGGCTTTTGCAGACGCGCCTTGATGCGTCCGGAAGCGTGCTTGCGGCCGAAAAACGGGTGCGCCATGACGCTGCGGCGGTGGCCGATGCAGTGTCGAAAATCAAGTCAGAGTGCGATGTGATCGTCGCGTTCGGGGCATCGGCGATCGTGGACGGCGAGGATGTCATTCCGGCAGCTATCAAGCTCGCGGGCGGTGCTGTTGACCATGTAGGCATGCCGGTCGATCCCGGTAATCTTCTTGTGCTTGGGCATGTCGGGCCGGTTCCGGTGATCGGGGCGCCTGGATGCGCGCGCAGTCCCAAGGAAAACGGATTTGACTGGGTGCTTGCCCGTATTCTGGCCGGTGAGACGCCTTCACCCGAGACGATTATGTCCATGGGTGTCGGCGGACTGTTGAAGGAAATTCCTACGAGGCCGCAGCCTAGGCTGAAAGGCGAAGGCGTCGATAAAGCCGATCTGCCGGTGGAGATCGTCGTTCTTGCCGCCGGGCGCGCCAGCCGTATGGCAGGTGCGTCAAAAGAGGACCCGCCCCACAAGCTTCTTGCCGAGTTCGACGGCGTACCGCTGCTGCGCAAATCATGTCAGGCGGCCCTGGCCAGCAAAGCTTCGGCGGTTACCGCCATTGTTGGCTATCGGGGTGAAGAGATGTCTTCGGTACTCGACGGTCTTGAAGTAACGGTCGTCGACAATCCTGACTTCGAGGAAGGCATGGCATCATCCCTGCGCCGTGGCGTGGCCTCACTGAACGAGCGAAGCGCCGGCGCGCTGATTATGTTGGCTGACATGCCGGCTGTTGAAGCATCTCATCTGGATACGTTGATATCGGCGTTTCAAAATGTCGGCGGTGAAGCCGTTGTCCGTGCGGCGAGTGGTCAGGTGCGGGGTAACCCCGTAATCCTGCCACGTTCCGCCTTCGATGCCGTCATGCGCCTGGAAGGCGATACCGGCGCACGCCAGATCATCGCCGCGAGCGGTTTGCGGGTTGTTGATGTTGATATCGGGGATGCCGCTCTGGTCGATGTCGATACGCGTCAGGCTGTCATCGAAGCCGGCGGTGTACTCAGGAATTGA
- a CDS encoding alpha/beta fold hydrolase, which yields MDFNRLQMDEFENDGVGIAFLDTGPRDGFPVLLIHGFASTAHVNWVHTGWVRGLSEAGYRVVALDNRGHGASEKLHNPAFYSPELMASDSRALLDHLGLGRAHVMGYSMGARLSAFLALQAPDAVRSLVFGGLGAGMIDGVGDWAPVARALLAPSLEDVSDETGKAFRAFADQTKSDRIALAACIEASRTLVQPDQLQQLTMPTLVAVGSKDVIAGSADELASKMPHARAFEIAGKDHMLAVGDKTYKAEVISFYSKAGA from the coding sequence ATGGATTTCAACCGCCTGCAGATGGACGAATTCGAGAATGACGGCGTCGGCATCGCCTTTCTGGACACCGGCCCGCGCGACGGTTTTCCGGTTCTGCTCATTCATGGCTTTGCCTCAACCGCTCACGTGAACTGGGTTCATACCGGCTGGGTGAGGGGGCTTTCCGAGGCCGGTTACCGGGTTGTTGCGTTGGACAATCGCGGTCATGGAGCAAGTGAAAAGCTTCACAACCCAGCTTTCTATTCGCCAGAGCTGATGGCATCGGATTCAAGGGCGCTGCTTGATCATCTCGGGCTAGGTCGGGCGCATGTGATGGGATATTCCATGGGTGCGCGGCTGAGCGCATTTCTCGCCCTTCAGGCGCCCGATGCCGTGCGCTCGCTTGTCTTCGGCGGTCTTGGTGCCGGCATGATTGACGGGGTTGGAGATTGGGCGCCGGTCGCAAGGGCGCTTCTTGCACCGTCCCTTGAGGATGTGAGCGACGAAACGGGCAAGGCGTTCCGGGCCTTCGCCGATCAGACGAAGTCAGACCGCATTGCGCTTGCGGCTTGTATTGAAGCCTCGCGCACGCTGGTCCAACCCGACCAGCTGCAGCAGCTCACCATGCCGACGCTCGTGGCGGTTGGAAGCAAGGACGTCATCGCAGGATCGGCGGATGAACTCGCTTCAAAAATGCCACATGCACGGGCGTTCGAAATTGCCGGTAAGGATCACATGCTGGCGGTGGGCGACAAGACCTACAAGGCGGAAGTTATCTCCTTTTACAGCAAGGCAGGGGCCTGA
- a CDS encoding amino acid ABC transporter substrate-binding protein, translated as MTRKILSAIVGTAVLSLAAGTASAATLDEVKSKGSLQCGVSQGLPGFSNPDQDGNWTGLDVDFCRAVAAAVFGDASMVKFTPLSAKERFTALQSGDIDVLSRNTTWTMSRDTALGLNFSVVNYYDGQGFMVRKEMGINSALELSGASICTQTGTTTELNVADYFRSNNMDYELVAFEKNDEVVAAYDAGRCDVFTTDQSGLYANRLKLAEPAAHVVLPEIISKEPLGPAVRQGDDQWLNVIKWTHFAMLNAEQLGVTSANVDEMKNSDNPSIKRLLGTEGEFGGAIGLSNDWAYNIIKEVGNYAEAFNRNVGPDTPLAIARGLNAQWNQGGLQYGPPIR; from the coding sequence ATGACAAGAAAAATCCTGTCGGCAATCGTCGGCACAGCGGTATTGAGTCTTGCGGCCGGTACCGCGTCAGCGGCGACCCTTGACGAAGTCAAGTCGAAAGGTTCGTTGCAGTGCGGCGTGAGCCAAGGCCTGCCGGGGTTCTCAAATCCGGATCAGGACGGCAACTGGACCGGTCTTGATGTCGATTTCTGCCGTGCAGTGGCTGCAGCGGTCTTTGGCGACGCATCAATGGTGAAGTTTACACCTCTGTCCGCCAAGGAGCGTTTCACGGCTCTGCAGTCAGGCGATATCGATGTTCTTTCGCGCAACACCACCTGGACCATGAGCCGTGATACGGCGCTGGGTCTGAACTTCTCTGTCGTCAACTACTATGACGGGCAGGGCTTCATGGTTCGCAAGGAAATGGGCATCAATTCAGCTCTTGAGCTTTCCGGCGCGTCCATCTGCACGCAGACCGGCACCACGACGGAGCTGAACGTGGCAGACTATTTCCGGTCCAACAACATGGACTACGAACTGGTCGCTTTCGAAAAGAACGACGAAGTGGTTGCAGCCTATGATGCGGGGCGTTGCGACGTCTTTACCACGGACCAATCCGGCCTTTATGCAAACCGTCTGAAGCTTGCCGAGCCGGCAGCTCACGTCGTTCTGCCGGAAATCATCTCCAAGGAGCCGCTTGGTCCGGCAGTCCGTCAGGGCGACGACCAGTGGCTTAACGTCATCAAGTGGACCCACTTTGCGATGCTGAACGCAGAGCAGCTTGGCGTAACGTCCGCAAATGTCGATGAGATGAAAAACAGCGACAACCCCTCGATCAAGCGGCTGCTTGGAACCGAGGGTGAGTTCGGTGGTGCCATCGGCCTCAGCAATGACTGGGCCTATAACATCATCAAAGAGGTCGGCAACTATGCCGAGGCCTTCAACCGCAATGTTGGCCCGGACACGCCGCTGGCAATCGCCCGCGGCCTGAACGCCCAGTGGAACCAGGGCGGCCTGCAATACGGTCCGCCGATCCGCTAA